Proteins from a genomic interval of Danio rerio strain Tuebingen ecotype United States chromosome 4, GRCz12tu, whole genome shotgun sequence:
- the LOC141381695 gene encoding uncharacterized protein: protein MGASRHRSTPESLQMDYSAQFRREATGELTLKPSPEAVALAAAYRKNPTPGRSWPAARVKEEAIARVAAAGGDSSCHQLVLSESALQFGQYRGKTFKWLLSNDVGYAAMVLAVHQREREAGDTTQSFIMGNKDALLRYAGLFPVMMAAISERRVREGHGTPAQEDQVLVGFGNFAAMSFKDLYEATDRDRKGFVKWVKRQSSRPGTKMELFQKYIRRRDAEMLPGSAPPGMNFT from the exons ATGGGCGCTTCAAGGCACCGAAGCACTCCGGAGTCACTCCAG ATGGACTACAGTGCCCAGTTTCGCAGGGAGGCCACCGGTGAGCTGACCCTTAAACCATCACCTGAGGCAGTAGCTCTTGCTGCTGCCTACAGAAAAAATCCCACTCCGGGCCGTTCATGGCCTGCGGCAAGGGTCAAGGAGGAGGCTATCGCTCGCGTGGCAGCAGCGGGTGGTGACTCGTCTTGTCACCAGCTCGTGCTCAGCGAAAGCGCCCTGCAGTTCGGCCAGTACCGGGGTAAAACCTTTAAATGGTTGCTTTCCAACGATGTTGGTTATGCAGCCATGGTGCTGGCCGTGCATCAGCGGGAGCGTGAGGCTGGTGACACCACCCAGTCATTCATCATGGGAAACAAAGACGCATTGCTGCGGTATGCTGGCTTGTTTCCTGTCATGATGGCTGCCATCAGCGAGCGCCGTGTCAGAGAGGGCCATGGCACACCAGCCCAGGAAGACCAGGTTCTTGTTGGTTTTGGCAACTTTGCTGCCATGTCCTTCAAGGACCTTTATGAGGCAACGGACCGTGACAGAAAAGG ATTTGTCAAGTGGGTAAAAAGGCAGAGTTCCAGACCTGGCACAAAGATGGAACTTTTCCAGAAATATATAAGGAGAAGAGATGCTGAGATGCTGCCAGGATCAGCACCTCCAGGCATGAATTTTACGtga
- the LOC100007824 gene encoding uncharacterized protein isoform X1 — MRDCANSMYLISFFFVPCTVADLAPEPPVRPEPVPSASKAAAPEKQPLPTEELLLPEGWKQTLPKEQHLWVSKALFTRDKSGRLALTKNLRLWWHPPGPRPLYSQPPSSPDAFYHARLFLWVPYRLWAYRLLCSQPNCRRLGFPMTACGLYRTVRKVLDVSGWYYMATEYLECRSCKKKLAAWSQDILSQLDPVHREMFPAVLTYRLSCDKEIVRWMRGRSLGNSATSAYRSLCVRHREQWIAQTTHYLSVVGKFPDCTTDPSSLAARLPQMVPVPCPAWLLSVYAKDVLTRLPELKARVTSIYGTILKMDSTKKVTKKLAGEAAGTAAWVTDVGNEFGQVLMCVLTEAEGDGLLPMCSRLVERYRRAGEVPPQLLYVDRDCCSATGKGKAAAMFSEWDQLIVRLDVWHFMRRFTVGVTTDSHPLYAPFMKRLTACIFEWDASDVERLMEAKRLTGCQPTAKELAKHCRRRTRGAQETMQLLEKLLQDFMGATDTMGIRLLDQERMQEIWQTQQRHVHCIQDPPGVQLYRKTGQVTKEGVILPVYRCARGSTSLESFHLHLNRFVPGTSANALHFQMYLLEGLVQWNEARGVAAVEGARRENICYGGQLLQYCNILSQQLLGQKLVQDYTSPGEYTGELIGVEYLYSQTNRALEEDLAKDPDVPDDLQNEDLLADLEGDEGFEDAYLDEPTEFMELEGNLQNPSQPSSQTDPAAVSSSPASSSQSQMESVGPDGQPGYDHVIRLADCLVDLRHQGFVTQSMVDKIVMLWNHLADHDKGPLIYPPRHRDKLLKGRFKVSHSKTNVTPGTDSLKRCFLGEGGPAQWPSASRLVEAICLALCRIHPARQTISGVRVNRWAAILRDYRKIRDVVLGSPGIMAQTKLKLFELNQLTISQWFNARTKEQEREVLQQDIEAFSAPLVAPVPLPPVLQKLPEAVQHGHSCFESAIPQDASGQAAPRSRGRPPPVGTAAASVKPGPHVSPGTATYLTPASTSAPFAALAFTAALESFSAGFAKTVAFPAGAAPVPVPAGAAPVPAGAVPLSVPAGAAPVTVVGVLAPVAAPDEKRVPKTTAWRRKKLAEAAAAAAAQGLTPRKRQAPQQFLCQKCGQPKTKEFGHSQFRGVHFCAKASGKTVAQWMEEVKKGETK, encoded by the exons ATGAGAGATTGTGCCAATTCTATGTAtctcatttcctttttttttgtgccATGCACTGTAGCTGACTTGGCTCCTGAACCACCCGTCCGGCCTGAACCTGTGCCCTCTGCGTCGAAAGCTGCTGCGCCAGAAAAGCAGCCTCTGCCCACAGAGGAA CTGCTGCTGCCAGAAGGCTGGAAACAGACACTTCCCAAGGAGCAGCATTTGTGGGTCAGCAAGGCTCTTTTCACCAGAGACAAGTCTGGCAGACTGGCGCTGACTAAAAACTTGCGTCTCTGGTGGCATCCTCCTGGGCCCCGTCCTTTGTATTCTCAACCTCCTTCATCACCAGATGCCTTTTATCATGCAAGGCTGTTCCTGTGGGTCCCTTATCGCTTGTGGGCATACCGGCTGCTGTGTTCACAGCCTAACTGTCGGCGTCTTGGTTTCCCGATGACGGCGTGTGGACTGTACAGGACGGTCAGGAAAGTCTTGGACGTCAGTGGCTGGTACTACATGGCTACAGAATATCTTGAATGCAGGTCCTGCAAAAAAAAGCTAGCAGCCTGGTCTCAAGATATTCTTAGCCAGCTTGATCCTGTCCACAGGGAAATGTTTCCTGCAGTCTTGACCTACAG gcTGTCCTGTGATAAGGAGATTGTGAGGTGGATGCGGGGACGCTCACTTGGGAACAGTGCAACGTCTGCCTACCGAAGCCTGTGTGTCAGGCACAGAGAGCAATGGATTGCCCAGACAACCCATTATCTCTCTGTGGTTGGGAAGTTCCCAGACTGCACCACAGATCCCAGCAGTCTCGCTGCCCGGCTACCTCAGATGGTGCCTGTGCCTTGTCCGGCATGGCTGCTGTCAGTGTATGCTAAAGATGTACTGACACGGCTGCCTGAACTAAAGGCTAGGGTGACCTCCATCTATGGAACCATCCTAAAGATGGATTCCACTAAAAAG GTCACTAAGAAACTGGCTGGTGAGGCTGCTGGCACTGCAGCATGGGTCACAGATGTGGGCAACGAGTTTGGCCAGGTTCTCATGTGTGTCCTCACTGAGGCAGAGGGTGATGGCCTGCTTCCCATGTGCTCTAGACTCGTGGAGCGCTACCGGAGAGCTGGAGAAGTTCCTCCCCAACTTCTCTATGTGGACCGGGACTGTTGCTCTGCCACTGGGAAAGGAAAGGCGGCTGCAATGTTTAGCGAGTGGGACCAGCTCATTGTCAGGCTGGATGTGTGGCACTTCATGCGGCGGTTTACCGTTGGAGTGACCACAGACAGCCACCCGCTTTATGCACCCTTCATGAAGCGCCTCACTGCTTGCATCTTTGAATGGGATGCTTCAGATGTGGAGAGGCTAATGGAGGCCAAGCGGTTGACAGGCTGCCAGCCCACTGCCAAAGAACTGGCAAAGCATTGCCGCCGCCGCACTCGAGGGGCCCAGGAGACCATGCAGCTTCTTGAGAAGCTGCTGCAAGACTTCATGGGGGCCACTGACACCATGGGGATTAGACTTCTGGACCAGGAGAGGATGCAAGAGATCTGGCAGACCCAGCAGCGCCACGTTCATTGCATCCAGGACCCGCCAGGTGTACAGCTGTACAGGAAAACAGGGCAGGTGACCAAGGAGGGGGTCATTCTGCCAGTGTATCGCTGTGCACGTGGCTCCACATCTCTGGAGTCATTCCACCTGCACCTAAATCGCTTCGTCCCAG GTACAAGTGCAAATGCTTTGCATTTTCAAATGTACCTGCTGGAAGGCCTGGTGCAGTGGAATGAGGCACGTGGGGTCGCTGCAGTAGAGGGTGCCCGCAGAGAGAACATCTGCTACGGTGGCCAGCTGCTGCAGTACTGCAATATACTGAGCCAGCAGCTCCTGGGACAGAAACTGGTGCAGGATTACACCAGCCCCGGTGAATATACAG GAGAGCTTATTGGTGTGGAATACTTGTATTCTCAGACCAATAGAGCTCTAGAGGAAGACCTGGCTAAAGATCCTGATGTTCCCGATGACCTTCAGAATGAAGACCTACTGGCTGATCTGGAGGGCGATGAGGGGTTTGAGGATGCATACCTCGACGAGCCCACTGAATTTATGGAGCTTGAGGGCAACCTCCAAAACCCCTCTCAGCCCTCATCCCAGACAGACCCAGCAGCTGTGTCTTCCTCTCCTGCGTCGTCCAGTCAGAGCCAG ATGGAGAGTGTGGGACCAGATGGCCAACCTGGATATGACCATGTCATTAGACTGGCTGACTGTCTGGTTGACCTGCGGCATCAGGGGTTTGTCACGCAGAGTATGGTAGATAAGATTGTCATGCTGTGGAACCACCTAGCAGATCATGACAAGGGACCTCTCATCTATCCTCCCCGCCACCGTGACAAACTGCTGAAGGGTCGCTTTAAGGTCAGCCATTCGAAGACCAACGTAACCCCCGGCACAGATAGTCTAAAGAG ATGCTTCCTTGGTGAAGGTGGACCTGCACAGTGGCCCAGTGCAAGCCGTCTAGTGGAAGCTATCTGCCTGGCTCTCTGCAGAATCCACCCTGCCAGGCAAACCATCTCCGGAGTTCGTGTGAACCGATGGGCTGCCATTCTAAGGGACTACAGGAAGATCCGTGATGTAGTCTTGGGCAGCCCTGGAATCATGgctcaaactaaattaaaactgtTTGAGCTGAACCAGCTTACCATCTCACAGTG GTTCAACGCACGAACAAAGGAGCAAGAGAGGGAGGTTTTGCAGCAGGACATCGAGGCGTTCTCTGCTCCTCTGGTGGCCCCTGTACCGCTCCCACCGGTGCTACAAAAACTGCCGGAAGCAGTCCAGCACGGACACTCGTGTTTCGAGTCTGCAATACCGCAGGATGCGTCTGGACAGGCAGCACCGCGTTCTCGAGGCCGACCGCCTCCTGTGGGCACAGCGGCAGCATCTGTCAAACCTGGTCCTCATGTCTCTCCTGGCACAGCCACTTACCTCACACCTGCCTCCACATCAGCACCTTTTGCAGCACTTGCATTTACCGCAGCACTTGAATCATTTTCTGCAGGCTTTGCTAAGACTGTTGCTTTTCCTGCTGGTGCTGCACCTGTTCCTGTTCCTGCTGGTGCTGCACCTGTTCCTGCTGGTGCTGTGCCTCTTTCTGTTCCtgctggtgctgcgcctgttacTGTTGTTGGAGTACTCGCACCAGTTGCTGCGCCAGATGAAAAGAGGGTGCCAAAGACCACAGCATGGCGGCGGAAGAAGTTGGCGGAGGCAGCCGCTGCAGCAGCAGCTCAAGGTTTGACTCCCCGAAAAAGACAAGCACCTCAGCAGTTCCTATGCCAAAAGTGTGGCCAGCCAAAAACTAAAGAATTTGGCCATAGCCAGTTCAGAGGCGTCCACTTTTGTGCAAAGGCTTCTGGGAAAACTGTGGCGCAGTGGATGGAGGAAGTTAAAAAAGGAGAGACAAAATAG
- the LOC100007824 gene encoding uncharacterized protein isoform X2, whose protein sequence is MTACGLYRTVRKVLDVSGWYYMATEYLECRSCKKKLAAWSQDILSQLDPVHREMFPAVLTYRLSCDKEIVRWMRGRSLGNSATSAYRSLCVRHREQWIAQTTHYLSVVGKFPDCTTDPSSLAARLPQMVPVPCPAWLLSVYAKDVLTRLPELKARVTSIYGTILKMDSTKKVTKKLAGEAAGTAAWVTDVGNEFGQVLMCVLTEAEGDGLLPMCSRLVERYRRAGEVPPQLLYVDRDCCSATGKGKAAAMFSEWDQLIVRLDVWHFMRRFTVGVTTDSHPLYAPFMKRLTACIFEWDASDVERLMEAKRLTGCQPTAKELAKHCRRRTRGAQETMQLLEKLLQDFMGATDTMGIRLLDQERMQEIWQTQQRHVHCIQDPPGVQLYRKTGQVTKEGVILPVYRCARGSTSLESFHLHLNRFVPGTSANALHFQMYLLEGLVQWNEARGVAAVEGARRENICYGGQLLQYCNILSQQLLGQKLVQDYTSPGEYTGELIGVEYLYSQTNRALEEDLAKDPDVPDDLQNEDLLADLEGDEGFEDAYLDEPTEFMELEGNLQNPSQPSSQTDPAAVSSSPASSSQSQMESVGPDGQPGYDHVIRLADCLVDLRHQGFVTQSMVDKIVMLWNHLADHDKGPLIYPPRHRDKLLKGRFKVSHSKTNVTPGTDSLKRCFLGEGGPAQWPSASRLVEAICLALCRIHPARQTISGVRVNRWAAILRDYRKIRDVVLGSPGIMAQTKLKLFELNQLTISQWFNARTKEQEREVLQQDIEAFSAPLVAPVPLPPVLQKLPEAVQHGHSCFESAIPQDASGQAAPRSRGRPPPVGTAAASVKPGPHVSPGTATYLTPASTSAPFAALAFTAALESFSAGFAKTVAFPAGAAPVPVPAGAAPVPAGAVPLSVPAGAAPVTVVGVLAPVAAPDEKRVPKTTAWRRKKLAEAAAAAAAQGLTPRKRQAPQQFLCQKCGQPKTKEFGHSQFRGVHFCAKASGKTVAQWMEEVKKGETK, encoded by the exons ATGACGGCGTGTGGACTGTACAGGACGGTCAGGAAAGTCTTGGACGTCAGTGGCTGGTACTACATGGCTACAGAATATCTTGAATGCAGGTCCTGCAAAAAAAAGCTAGCAGCCTGGTCTCAAGATATTCTTAGCCAGCTTGATCCTGTCCACAGGGAAATGTTTCCTGCAGTCTTGACCTACAG gcTGTCCTGTGATAAGGAGATTGTGAGGTGGATGCGGGGACGCTCACTTGGGAACAGTGCAACGTCTGCCTACCGAAGCCTGTGTGTCAGGCACAGAGAGCAATGGATTGCCCAGACAACCCATTATCTCTCTGTGGTTGGGAAGTTCCCAGACTGCACCACAGATCCCAGCAGTCTCGCTGCCCGGCTACCTCAGATGGTGCCTGTGCCTTGTCCGGCATGGCTGCTGTCAGTGTATGCTAAAGATGTACTGACACGGCTGCCTGAACTAAAGGCTAGGGTGACCTCCATCTATGGAACCATCCTAAAGATGGATTCCACTAAAAAG GTCACTAAGAAACTGGCTGGTGAGGCTGCTGGCACTGCAGCATGGGTCACAGATGTGGGCAACGAGTTTGGCCAGGTTCTCATGTGTGTCCTCACTGAGGCAGAGGGTGATGGCCTGCTTCCCATGTGCTCTAGACTCGTGGAGCGCTACCGGAGAGCTGGAGAAGTTCCTCCCCAACTTCTCTATGTGGACCGGGACTGTTGCTCTGCCACTGGGAAAGGAAAGGCGGCTGCAATGTTTAGCGAGTGGGACCAGCTCATTGTCAGGCTGGATGTGTGGCACTTCATGCGGCGGTTTACCGTTGGAGTGACCACAGACAGCCACCCGCTTTATGCACCCTTCATGAAGCGCCTCACTGCTTGCATCTTTGAATGGGATGCTTCAGATGTGGAGAGGCTAATGGAGGCCAAGCGGTTGACAGGCTGCCAGCCCACTGCCAAAGAACTGGCAAAGCATTGCCGCCGCCGCACTCGAGGGGCCCAGGAGACCATGCAGCTTCTTGAGAAGCTGCTGCAAGACTTCATGGGGGCCACTGACACCATGGGGATTAGACTTCTGGACCAGGAGAGGATGCAAGAGATCTGGCAGACCCAGCAGCGCCACGTTCATTGCATCCAGGACCCGCCAGGTGTACAGCTGTACAGGAAAACAGGGCAGGTGACCAAGGAGGGGGTCATTCTGCCAGTGTATCGCTGTGCACGTGGCTCCACATCTCTGGAGTCATTCCACCTGCACCTAAATCGCTTCGTCCCAG GTACAAGTGCAAATGCTTTGCATTTTCAAATGTACCTGCTGGAAGGCCTGGTGCAGTGGAATGAGGCACGTGGGGTCGCTGCAGTAGAGGGTGCCCGCAGAGAGAACATCTGCTACGGTGGCCAGCTGCTGCAGTACTGCAATATACTGAGCCAGCAGCTCCTGGGACAGAAACTGGTGCAGGATTACACCAGCCCCGGTGAATATACAG GAGAGCTTATTGGTGTGGAATACTTGTATTCTCAGACCAATAGAGCTCTAGAGGAAGACCTGGCTAAAGATCCTGATGTTCCCGATGACCTTCAGAATGAAGACCTACTGGCTGATCTGGAGGGCGATGAGGGGTTTGAGGATGCATACCTCGACGAGCCCACTGAATTTATGGAGCTTGAGGGCAACCTCCAAAACCCCTCTCAGCCCTCATCCCAGACAGACCCAGCAGCTGTGTCTTCCTCTCCTGCGTCGTCCAGTCAGAGCCAG ATGGAGAGTGTGGGACCAGATGGCCAACCTGGATATGACCATGTCATTAGACTGGCTGACTGTCTGGTTGACCTGCGGCATCAGGGGTTTGTCACGCAGAGTATGGTAGATAAGATTGTCATGCTGTGGAACCACCTAGCAGATCATGACAAGGGACCTCTCATCTATCCTCCCCGCCACCGTGACAAACTGCTGAAGGGTCGCTTTAAGGTCAGCCATTCGAAGACCAACGTAACCCCCGGCACAGATAGTCTAAAGAG ATGCTTCCTTGGTGAAGGTGGACCTGCACAGTGGCCCAGTGCAAGCCGTCTAGTGGAAGCTATCTGCCTGGCTCTCTGCAGAATCCACCCTGCCAGGCAAACCATCTCCGGAGTTCGTGTGAACCGATGGGCTGCCATTCTAAGGGACTACAGGAAGATCCGTGATGTAGTCTTGGGCAGCCCTGGAATCATGgctcaaactaaattaaaactgtTTGAGCTGAACCAGCTTACCATCTCACAGTG GTTCAACGCACGAACAAAGGAGCAAGAGAGGGAGGTTTTGCAGCAGGACATCGAGGCGTTCTCTGCTCCTCTGGTGGCCCCTGTACCGCTCCCACCGGTGCTACAAAAACTGCCGGAAGCAGTCCAGCACGGACACTCGTGTTTCGAGTCTGCAATACCGCAGGATGCGTCTGGACAGGCAGCACCGCGTTCTCGAGGCCGACCGCCTCCTGTGGGCACAGCGGCAGCATCTGTCAAACCTGGTCCTCATGTCTCTCCTGGCACAGCCACTTACCTCACACCTGCCTCCACATCAGCACCTTTTGCAGCACTTGCATTTACCGCAGCACTTGAATCATTTTCTGCAGGCTTTGCTAAGACTGTTGCTTTTCCTGCTGGTGCTGCACCTGTTCCTGTTCCTGCTGGTGCTGCACCTGTTCCTGCTGGTGCTGTGCCTCTTTCTGTTCCtgctggtgctgcgcctgttacTGTTGTTGGAGTACTCGCACCAGTTGCTGCGCCAGATGAAAAGAGGGTGCCAAAGACCACAGCATGGCGGCGGAAGAAGTTGGCGGAGGCAGCCGCTGCAGCAGCAGCTCAAGGTTTGACTCCCCGAAAAAGACAAGCACCTCAGCAGTTCCTATGCCAAAAGTGTGGCCAGCCAAAAACTAAAGAATTTGGCCATAGCCAGTTCAGAGGCGTCCACTTTTGTGCAAAGGCTTCTGGGAAAACTGTGGCGCAGTGGATGGAGGAAGTTAAAAAAGGAGAGACAAAATAG